A window from Bufo bufo chromosome 1, aBufBuf1.1, whole genome shotgun sequence encodes these proteins:
- the LOC120986250 gene encoding olfactory receptor 1019-like yields MRIKNETFVTEFVLTGLSSNPNLQLPLFLVFLLVYMVTVLGNLMIIVLITVTPGLQTPMYFFLMNLSFVDVLYSSTITPNIMANFFSVKKTISITGCAIQMFFFIDLVSTEGMILAVMAYDRYVAICKPLYYAVLVNKLTCIQIICSVYIAGCLNSLIHTSAAFSLPFCRSNQINHFFCDFNPILKLSCKDTYLNEMLEYIVAGSIEVGSFFCIVISYTYIIVALFKIGSSKSRIKSLSTCVSHFTCVALFYCPVFFMYLRPNSAYVGVKDSMVSVFYTVIIPMLNPMIYSLRNQDVKKALVTFNVRTN; encoded by the coding sequence ATGAGAATTAAGAATGAAACATTTGTAACAGAATTTGTTCTTACTGGTCTCTCCTCCAACCCAAACCTTCAGCTTCCTCTCTTCCTCGTCTTCTTGTTAGTCTACATGGTAACCGTCCTGGGTAATCTTATGATCATTGTATTAATTACAGTAACTCCAGGCTTACAAACACCAATGTACTTCTTCCTTATGAACTTATCCTTTGTAGATGTGCTTTATTCATCAACTATAACACCTAACATTATGGCCAACTTCTTCTCTGTTAAGAAGACAATCTCCATTACTGGTTGTGCAATTCAAATGTTCTTCTTCATTGACCTGGTGAGCACAGAAGGGATGATACTTGCAGTGATGGCCTATGATCGATATGTAGCTATATGTAAACCATTGTACTATGCAGTCCTTGTTAACAAATTGACATGCATTCAAATTATTTGCTCAGTATACATTGCAGGATGTCTTAACTCATTAATTCACACAAGTGCTGCATTTAGTCTACCGTTCTGTCGGTCTAATCAGATCaaccattttttctgtgattttaacCCCATATTGAAACTGTCTTGTAAAGATACATATCTTAATGAGATGCTTGAATATATTGTTGCTGGTTCTATTGAAGTAGGTTCTTTCTTCTGTATAGTAATATCATACACATACATTATTGTTGCCTTGTTTAAGATAGGGTCTTCAAAAAGTAGGATTAAGTCTTTATCCACTTGTGTCTCTCACTTTACATGTGTAGCCTTATTCTACTGCCCAGTTTTCTTTATGTACTTACGACCAAATTCTGCTTATGTAGGGGTTAAGGACTCGATGGTGTCGGTGTTCTATACAGTGATAATACCGATGTTAAATCCCATGATCTATAGCTTAAGAAATCAAGATGTAAAAAAAGCTCTGGTAACATTTAATGTTAGAACAAATTGA